A single genomic interval of Ramlibacter sp. harbors:
- a CDS encoding SDR family oxidoreductase, which translates to MNDLFSLQGRTALVTGGSRGIGRMIAAGFLKQGATVYITARKAAACDATAAELSSLGTCISMPADVSTVAGAQKLATALAGQVPALDILVNNAGAAWGEAFETFPEKGWDKVMDLNVKTPFFLTQALHGLLTQAGKSRPAKVINIASIDGMSVNPWETYSYAASKAGLIHLTKRMSLRLVQDNIMVSGIAPGAFASEMNKDARDHADEVAGRIPAGRIGTDDDMAGIAIYLASRAGDYVVGQTFAVDGGVTLARG; encoded by the coding sequence ATGAACGATCTCTTTTCCCTGCAAGGCCGCACCGCGCTGGTCACCGGCGGGTCCCGCGGCATCGGCCGCATGATTGCCGCCGGCTTCCTCAAGCAGGGCGCCACCGTCTACATCACCGCGCGCAAGGCCGCCGCCTGCGATGCCACCGCCGCCGAGCTGTCGTCGCTGGGCACCTGCATTTCCATGCCCGCCGACGTGTCCACCGTGGCGGGCGCGCAGAAGCTGGCCACGGCGCTCGCGGGCCAGGTGCCGGCGCTGGACATCCTGGTCAACAACGCCGGCGCCGCCTGGGGCGAGGCCTTTGAAACCTTCCCCGAAAAGGGCTGGGACAAGGTCATGGACCTGAACGTCAAGACGCCCTTCTTCCTGACCCAGGCGCTGCATGGCCTGCTCACCCAGGCCGGCAAGAGCCGGCCCGCCAAGGTGATCAACATCGCGTCGATCGACGGCATGTCGGTCAACCCCTGGGAAACCTACTCGTACGCGGCCAGCAAGGCCGGCCTGATCCACCTGACCAAGCGCATGTCGCTGCGGCTGGTGCAGGACAACATCATGGTCAGCGGCATTGCGCCGGGCGCGTTTGCCTCCGAAATGAACAAGGATGCGCGCGACCATGCCGACGAAGTGGCGGGCCGCATTCCGGCCGGGCGCATCGGCACCGACGACGACATGGCCGGCATCGCGATCTACCTGGCCTCGCGCGCCGGCGACTACGTGGTCGGCCAGACCTTTGCCGTGGACGGCGGGGTCACGCTGGCGCGCGGCTGA
- the prmA gene encoding 50S ribosomal protein L11 methyltransferase translates to MFELRLLAPEQRVETLSEALEALDALSVSVEDADAQTEAEQALFGEPGMPPPKDGWQRSRVLALFAEESAAREAAALLEAQDFFEGCQVLGVTPVPDQDWVRLTQSQFAPVEITPEFWIVPTWHEPPAQARQVIRLDPGLAFGTGTHPTTRMCLRWIAREPLQGQRVLDYGCGSGILAIGAAKHGAADVDAVDIDEAAVASTHANAEANQVVLKAGLPDLAQGRYQTVLANILATPLKMLAPLLCAQVAPGGALVLAGILERQAQELQEAYAPHCRLEVADSEDGWILMTARL, encoded by the coding sequence ATGTTTGAGTTGCGGTTGCTGGCGCCCGAGCAGCGGGTCGAAACGCTGAGCGAGGCGCTGGAAGCGCTGGATGCGCTGAGCGTGTCGGTGGAAGACGCCGACGCCCAGACCGAGGCCGAGCAGGCGCTGTTTGGAGAACCCGGCATGCCACCGCCCAAGGACGGCTGGCAGCGCTCCCGCGTGCTGGCGCTGTTTGCCGAGGAGTCGGCGGCCCGCGAGGCGGCGGCCCTGCTGGAAGCGCAGGACTTTTTTGAAGGCTGCCAGGTGCTGGGCGTGACGCCCGTGCCCGACCAGGACTGGGTGCGGCTCACGCAGTCGCAATTTGCCCCGGTGGAGATCACCCCCGAATTCTGGATCGTGCCGACCTGGCATGAGCCGCCGGCGCAGGCGCGCCAGGTGATCCGGCTGGACCCTGGCCTGGCCTTTGGCACCGGCACTCATCCCACCACGCGCATGTGCCTGCGCTGGATCGCCCGCGAACCCCTGCAAGGCCAGCGCGTGCTGGACTACGGCTGTGGCTCGGGCATCCTGGCCATTGGCGCCGCCAAGCACGGCGCCGCGGACGTGGACGCGGTGGACATCGACGAAGCCGCCGTGGCGTCCACCCACGCCAATGCCGAGGCCAACCAGGTGGTGCTGAAGGCCGGCCTGCCCGACCTGGCCCAGGGCCGCTACCAGACCGTGCTGGCCAACATCCTGGCCACACCGCTGAAGATGCTGGCGCCGCTGCTGTGCGCCCAGGTGGCGCCGGGCGGCGCGCTGGTGCTGGCCGGCATCCTGGAGCGCCAGGCGCAGGAGCTTCAGGAGGCCTACGCGCCGCACTGCCGGCTGGAAGTGGCCGACAGCGAGGACGGCTGGATCCTGATGACCGCGCGGCTCTGA
- a CDS encoding MBL fold metallo-hydrolase, whose translation MQRRFVALGLGGLVMAGLLASCASPPADHAQSPLLAARKAMGGEAVQTLRYTASGTGASLGQAWLPGMAWPRTEISSYTRFVDYAHAALREDVVRSRAEATGGGALPLMGQGVQRTSGLLRGPYAWNLVGATAVAAPVALDSRIHDLWTTPHGVIEAALRNKAVMRNEAGTPAFSFNVPGQFSATFYLDAQGLVERVDSVLPNPVLGDMRSTTVYSEYRDFGGVRFPGRIRQSQGGFPVLDLIVSDVRVNLQDELTVPAAVLDATERVDAQSAAPGVWFLGGGSHNSVLIEMKDYLVLVESPLYDGRAEAVLAEVRRLAPGKELRYVINSHHHFDHSGGLRAAAAQGATLITSEQARLWFERVLANPNAIKPDALALSGKKVALLGVNGQRSLSDGERTLDIFMIEDSAHAQGFMMVHLPRERLLIEADAYTPGPPGAPPPAVPNANQVNLVQNIERLNLQVDRLLPLHGRMVPLSELHAAIGRRP comes from the coding sequence ATGCAACGGAGATTTGTGGCGCTGGGCCTGGGCGGGCTGGTCATGGCGGGCCTGCTGGCCTCGTGTGCGTCGCCACCGGCCGACCACGCGCAGAGCCCGCTGCTCGCGGCCCGCAAGGCCATGGGCGGGGAAGCGGTGCAGACCCTGCGCTACACGGCCAGTGGCACCGGTGCCTCGCTGGGGCAAGCCTGGCTGCCCGGCATGGCCTGGCCCCGCACCGAGATCAGCAGCTACACCCGCTTTGTTGACTACGCCCACGCCGCGCTGCGCGAGGACGTGGTGCGCAGCCGCGCCGAGGCCACCGGGGGCGGGGCCTTGCCGCTGATGGGGCAGGGCGTGCAGCGCACCAGCGGCCTGCTGCGCGGCCCGTATGCCTGGAATCTGGTGGGCGCCACGGCCGTGGCCGCGCCGGTGGCCCTGGACAGCCGCATCCATGACCTGTGGACCACGCCCCATGGCGTGATCGAGGCGGCCCTGCGCAACAAGGCCGTGATGCGCAACGAGGCCGGCACGCCGGCGTTTTCATTCAATGTGCCCGGGCAGTTCAGCGCCACCTTCTACCTTGACGCGCAGGGGCTGGTGGAGCGCGTGGATTCGGTGCTGCCCAACCCGGTGCTGGGCGACATGCGCAGCACCACGGTCTATTCGGAGTACCGCGATTTTGGCGGCGTCAGGTTTCCCGGCCGCATCCGCCAGAGCCAGGGCGGCTTTCCGGTGCTGGATCTCATCGTCTCCGACGTCCGGGTCAACCTGCAGGACGAGCTGACCGTGCCCGCGGCGGTGCTGGACGCGACCGAGCGCGTGGACGCCCAGAGCGCCGCGCCCGGTGTCTGGTTTCTGGGCGGAGGCTCGCACAACAGTGTGCTGATCGAGATGAAGGACTACCTGGTCCTGGTGGAAAGCCCCTTGTATGACGGGCGGGCCGAAGCGGTGCTGGCCGAAGTCCGCCGGCTGGCCCCGGGCAAGGAGCTGCGCTACGTCATCAACTCGCACCACCACTTCGACCATTCGGGCGGCCTGCGCGCCGCGGCGGCGCAGGGGGCGACGCTGATCACCAGCGAGCAGGCCCGGCTCTGGTTTGAGCGCGTGCTGGCGAACCCCAATGCGATCAAGCCCGATGCGCTCGCGCTTTCGGGCAAGAAGGTGGCGCTGCTGGGCGTGAACGGCCAGCGCAGCCTCAGCGATGGCGAGCGCACGCTGGACATCTTCATGATCGAGGACAGCGCCCACGCCCAGGGCTTCATGATGGTTCACCTGCCGCGCGAGCGCCTGCTGATCGAGGCGGACGCCTACACCCCCGGGCCACCGGGCGCGCCACCGCCGGCCGTGCCCAATGCCAACCAGGTCAACCTGGTGCAGAACATCGAGCGCCTGAACCTGCAGGTCGACCGCCTGCTGCCGCTGCATGGCCGCATGGTGCCGCTGTCGGAGCTGCATGCGGCCATCGGCCGCAGGCCCTGA
- a CDS encoding cobalamin-dependent protein (Presence of a B(12) (cobalamin)-binding domain implies dependence on cobalamin itself, in one of its several forms, or in some unusual lineages, dependence on a cobalamin-like analog.), with product MTDLSAEFKALANYRPTHKVRFVTAASLFDGHDAAINIMRRILQGMGAEVIHLGHNRSVDEVVTAALQEDAQGIAISSYQGGHVEYFKYMVDLLKARGGEHIQVFGGGGGVIVPPEIRELQAYGVTRIYSPEDGQRMGLAGMIGEMVMRCDKDLTGYAPHKLEAIQGHGEMSWRALAQLITALENGSADAPLVADIRRQAASQRVPVLGITGTGGAGKSSLTDELIRRLRLDQGDALRVAVISIDPSRRKSGGALLGDRIRMNAIGPWNNGPRVYMRSLATRDFGSEISAALPDVIASCKVAGFDLIVVETSGIGQGDAAIVPHVDVPMYVMTPEFGAASQLEKIDMLDFAEFIAINKFDRKGALDALRDVSKQVQRNKEAWSQSPDTMPVFGTMAARFNDDGVTALYQALKGRLAGLGLALKNGSLPQVAVRHSTNQTPVVPAARTRYLAEISDTVRGYKRRARAQAVLARETQQLRESMRMLQAAAPQKENAVKALDELARQREAHVGPAEKKLLAQWPEMQKAYAGDEYVVKIRDKEIRTALTTQSLSGTTIRKVALPQYEDHGEILKWLMLDNVPGSYPYTAGTFAFKREGEDPTRMFAGEGDPFRTNKRFRLLSEGMPAKRLSTAFDSVTLYGNDPDLRPDIYGKVGNSGVSIATLDDMKVLYGGFDLCSPSTSVSMTINGPAPSILAMFMNTAIDQNLDKFKAENGREPTDTEAAKIREWVLANVRGTVQADILKEDQGQNTCIFSTEFSLKVMGDIAQYFVHHNVRNFYSVSISGYHIAEAGANPISQLAFTLSNGFTFVEAYLARGMHIDDFAPNLSFFFSNGMDPEYTVMGRVARRIWAVAMKEKYGANERSQKLKYHIQTSGRSLHAQEIQFNDIRTTLQALIAIYDNCNSLHTNAFDEAITTPTEDSVRRAMAIQLIINREWGLARNENPSQGAFIIEELTELVEEAVLAEFERIAERGGVLGAMETGYQRGRIQDESMHYEMLKHTGELPIVGVNTFRNPHGDPVLDKLELARSTDDEKQSQLRRLQDFHARHADSAPAMLGKLRQAVMANDNVFEVLMDAVRVCSLGQITNALFEVGGQYRRNM from the coding sequence ATGACCGATCTGTCCGCCGAATTCAAGGCGCTCGCCAACTACCGCCCCACGCACAAGGTGCGCTTTGTCACCGCGGCCAGCCTGTTTGACGGGCATGACGCGGCCATCAACATCATGCGCCGCATCCTGCAGGGCATGGGCGCCGAGGTCATCCACCTGGGCCACAACCGCAGCGTCGATGAAGTGGTCACGGCCGCCCTGCAGGAAGACGCCCAGGGCATCGCCATCAGCAGCTACCAGGGCGGCCATGTGGAGTACTTCAAGTACATGGTGGACCTGCTCAAGGCGCGCGGCGGCGAGCACATCCAGGTGTTTGGTGGCGGCGGCGGCGTGATCGTGCCGCCCGAGATCCGCGAGCTGCAGGCCTATGGCGTGACCCGCATCTACAGCCCCGAGGACGGCCAGCGCATGGGCCTGGCCGGCATGATCGGCGAGATGGTGATGCGCTGCGACAAGGACCTGACCGGCTACGCACCCCACAAGCTGGAAGCCATCCAGGGCCACGGTGAAATGAGCTGGCGCGCGCTGGCCCAGCTCATCACCGCGCTGGAAAACGGGAGCGCTGATGCCCCGCTGGTTGCCGACATCCGCCGGCAGGCCGCATCGCAGCGGGTGCCGGTGCTGGGCATCACGGGCACGGGCGGCGCGGGCAAGTCCTCGCTGACCGACGAGCTGATCCGCCGCCTGCGGCTGGACCAGGGCGACGCACTGCGCGTGGCCGTGATTTCCATCGACCCGTCGCGCCGCAAGAGCGGCGGCGCCCTGCTGGGCGACCGCATCCGCATGAACGCCATCGGCCCGTGGAACAACGGCCCGCGCGTTTACATGCGCTCGCTGGCCACGCGCGACTTTGGCAGCGAGATCTCCGCCGCGCTGCCCGACGTGATCGCCAGCTGCAAGGTGGCGGGCTTTGACCTGATCGTGGTGGAAACCTCGGGCATTGGCCAGGGCGACGCCGCCATCGTGCCGCATGTGGACGTGCCCATGTATGTGATGACACCCGAGTTCGGCGCCGCCAGCCAGCTCGAGAAGATCGACATGCTGGACTTTGCCGAGTTCATCGCCATCAACAAGTTCGACCGCAAGGGTGCGCTTGACGCGCTGCGCGATGTGTCCAAGCAGGTGCAGCGCAACAAGGAGGCCTGGAGCCAGAGCCCCGACACCATGCCGGTGTTCGGCACCATGGCCGCGCGCTTCAACGACGACGGCGTGACCGCGCTGTACCAGGCGCTCAAGGGCCGGCTGGCCGGTCTGGGCCTGGCGCTCAAGAACGGCAGCCTGCCGCAGGTCGCGGTGCGCCACAGCACCAACCAGACTCCGGTGGTGCCCGCGGCCCGCACCCGCTACCTGGCCGAGATCAGCGACACCGTGCGCGGCTACAAGCGGCGCGCGCGCGCGCAGGCCGTGCTGGCGCGCGAGACCCAGCAGCTGCGCGAATCCATGCGCATGCTGCAGGCCGCCGCGCCGCAAAAGGAAAACGCCGTCAAGGCGCTGGACGAGCTGGCCCGGCAGCGCGAGGCCCATGTCGGCCCCGCCGAGAAAAAGCTGCTGGCCCAGTGGCCCGAGATGCAGAAGGCCTACGCGGGCGACGAGTACGTGGTGAAAATCCGCGACAAGGAAATCCGCACCGCGCTCACCACCCAATCGCTCAGCGGCACCACCATCCGCAAGGTCGCCCTGCCGCAGTACGAGGACCATGGCGAGATCCTCAAGTGGCTGATGCTGGACAACGTGCCCGGCAGCTACCCCTACACCGCCGGCACCTTTGCCTTCAAGCGCGAGGGCGAGGACCCCACGCGCATGTTCGCGGGCGAAGGCGACCCGTTCCGCACCAACAAGCGCTTCCGGCTGCTCAGCGAGGGCATGCCGGCCAAGCGCCTGTCCACCGCGTTCGACTCGGTCACGCTGTACGGCAACGACCCCGACCTGCGGCCCGACATCTACGGCAAGGTCGGCAACAGCGGCGTGAGCATTGCCACGCTGGACGACATGAAGGTGCTGTACGGCGGCTTTGACCTGTGCAGCCCCAGCACCAGCGTGAGCATGACCATCAACGGCCCGGCGCCGTCGATTCTGGCCATGTTCATGAACACCGCCATCGACCAGAACCTGGACAAGTTCAAGGCCGAGAACGGCCGCGAACCCACCGACACCGAGGCCGCCAAGATCCGTGAATGGGTGCTGGCCAATGTGCGCGGCACGGTGCAGGCCGACATCCTGAAGGAAGACCAGGGCCAGAACACCTGCATCTTCTCCACCGAGTTCAGCCTCAAGGTCATGGGCGACATCGCCCAGTACTTCGTGCACCACAACGTGCGCAACTTCTACAGCGTGTCGATCAGCGGCTACCACATCGCCGAAGCCGGCGCCAACCCGATCAGCCAGCTCGCGTTCACGCTGTCCAACGGCTTCACCTTTGTGGAGGCCTACCTGGCGCGCGGCATGCACATTGACGACTTCGCGCCCAACCTGAGCTTTTTCTTCAGCAACGGCATGGACCCGGAGTACACGGTGATGGGCCGCGTGGCGCGCCGCATCTGGGCCGTGGCCATGAAGGAAAAATATGGCGCCAACGAGCGCAGCCAGAAGCTCAAGTACCACATCCAGACCAGCGGCCGCAGCCTGCACGCGCAGGAGATCCAGTTCAACGACATCCGCACCACGCTGCAGGCGCTGATCGCGATCTACGACAACTGCAACAGCCTGCACACCAATGCGTTCGACGAGGCCATCACCACGCCCACCGAGGACTCGGTGCGCCGCGCCATGGCCATCCAGCTGATCATCAACCGCGAATGGGGGCTGGCCAGGAACGAAAACCCGTCACAGGGCGCCTTCATCATCGAGGAGCTGACCGAGCTGGTCGAAGAAGCGGTGCTGGCCGAGTTCGAGCGCATTGCCGAGCGCGGCGGCGTGCTGGGCGCCATGGAAACGGGCTACCAGCGCGGCCGCATCCAGGACGAGTCCATGCACTACGAGATGCTCAAGCACACGGGCGAGCTGCCCATTGTGGGCGTCAACACCTTCCGCAACCCGCATGGCGACCCGGTGCTGGACAAGCTGGAACTGGCCCGCTCCACCGACGACGAGAAGCAGAGCCAGCTCAGGCGCCTGCAGGACTTCCACGCGCGCCACGCTGACAGCGCGCCCGCCATGCTCGGCAAGCTGCGGCAGGCCGTGATGGCCAACGACAACGTCTTTGAAGTGCTGATGGACGCGGTGCGCGTGTGCTCGCTGGGCCAGATCACCAACGCGCTGTTTGAGGTGGGCGGGCAGTACCGGCGCAACATGTAG
- a CDS encoding carbohydrate kinase family protein, whose translation MAAVICGSLAFDSIMTFEGRFSEQILPDQLHILNVSFLVPALRRDFGGCAGNIAYALKLLGGAPLPMATVGSDGADYLQRLQTLGISTEFVRQVGDTLTAQAMIMTDRDNNQITAFHPGAMMQAHITQITARDDIKLGIISPDGRDAMLQHADQFKAAGIPFVFDPGQGLPMFDGAELARFVDLATWVTVNDYEGKMLSERTGLDSAAISRRVQGLVVTLGAEGCEVWVDGEKTLVPPVRATEVVDPTGCGDAWRGALLFGLEQGWSLARCAELGNRVGALKIASRGPQNYRIDPA comes from the coding sequence ATGGCAGCAGTGATTTGTGGCTCTCTGGCCTTTGACAGCATCATGACCTTCGAGGGCCGGTTTTCGGAGCAGATCCTGCCCGACCAACTGCACATCCTCAATGTGTCGTTCCTGGTGCCCGCGCTGCGGCGCGACTTCGGGGGCTGCGCGGGCAACATCGCCTACGCGCTCAAGCTGCTGGGCGGCGCGCCCCTGCCCATGGCCACGGTGGGCAGTGATGGCGCCGACTACCTGCAGCGGCTGCAGACCCTGGGCATCAGCACGGAGTTTGTGCGCCAGGTGGGCGACACGCTGACCGCCCAGGCCATGATCATGACCGACCGCGACAACAACCAGATCACGGCCTTCCACCCCGGCGCCATGATGCAGGCCCACATCACGCAGATCACGGCGCGCGACGACATCAAGCTGGGCATCATCTCGCCAGACGGGCGTGACGCCATGCTGCAGCATGCCGACCAGTTCAAGGCCGCGGGCATTCCGTTTGTGTTCGACCCCGGCCAGGGGCTGCCCATGTTTGATGGCGCCGAGCTGGCCCGGTTCGTGGACCTGGCGACCTGGGTCACGGTCAACGACTACGAGGGCAAGATGCTCAGCGAGCGCACGGGTCTGGACAGCGCGGCGATTTCGCGCCGCGTCCAGGGCCTGGTCGTGACGCTGGGCGCCGAGGGCTGCGAGGTCTGGGTCGATGGCGAGAAGACGCTGGTGCCGCCGGTCAGGGCCACCGAGGTGGTGGACCCCACGGGCTGCGGCGACGCCTGGCGCGGTGCCTTGCTGTTTGGCCTGGAGCAGGGCTGGAGCCTGGCGCGCTGCGCCGAGCTGGGCAACCGCGTGGGCGCGCTCAAGATCGCCAGCCGCGGGCCCCAGAACTACCGCATCGACCCGGCCTGA
- a CDS encoding DUF3426 domain-containing protein, which yields MSLITRCPACGTMFKVVPDQLRISEGWVRCGHCAEVFDASTHMQSDPPARVAQTPPPVVDTAPAPPEWFDEPAAPVPAFEPPQEPQGLVEPPRRAEPPPPQSVVPPALVREAPADDADMDLAGREEEHQEDDDLLASQPAPGDTAFDDVPFVRQARRKAFWRRPLVRVSLGLLSLLLLAALAVQVGVQERDRLAEANPALRPWLLALCEPLHCSVGPPRQIDAIVIDASSFSKLRGDAYRLNFTLRNQASTAIAMPSIELTLTDGQDQPVVRRVMAPAEMGATRGVIPASGDWQGSLAMSVAPAAGVGRIAGYRVLAFYP from the coding sequence ATGAGCCTGATCACACGCTGCCCCGCCTGCGGGACGATGTTCAAAGTCGTTCCCGACCAACTCAGGATTTCTGAAGGCTGGGTGCGTTGCGGCCATTGCGCCGAGGTGTTCGATGCCTCGACCCACATGCAGAGTGATCCGCCGGCAAGGGTTGCCCAGACCCCGCCCCCGGTGGTGGACACCGCCCCCGCGCCGCCTGAATGGTTCGACGAACCCGCGGCGCCGGTGCCGGCCTTCGAGCCCCCGCAGGAACCTCAGGGCCTGGTTGAACCGCCAAGGCGGGCCGAGCCGCCACCCCCGCAAAGCGTTGTGCCCCCCGCCCTGGTGCGCGAAGCGCCGGCTGATGACGCGGACATGGACCTGGCCGGGCGCGAAGAGGAGCATCAGGAGGATGACGACCTCCTGGCCAGCCAGCCGGCGCCCGGCGACACCGCCTTTGATGATGTGCCCTTTGTCCGCCAGGCCCGCCGCAAGGCGTTCTGGCGCCGGCCCCTGGTGCGCGTCAGCCTCGGTCTGCTGAGCCTGCTGCTGCTGGCGGCGCTGGCCGTGCAGGTGGGCGTGCAGGAGCGCGACCGCCTCGCCGAGGCCAACCCGGCCCTCAGGCCCTGGCTGCTGGCATTGTGCGAGCCGCTGCACTGCAGTGTCGGGCCACCGCGCCAGATCGATGCCATCGTGATCGACGCCTCGTCATTCAGCAAATTGCGCGGTGACGCCTACCGCCTGAACTTCACGCTGCGCAACCAGGCGTCCACGGCCATCGCCATGCCCTCGATCGAACTCACCCTGACCGATGGGCAGGACCAGCCCGTGGTGCGCCGCGTGATGGCCCCGGCCGAAATGGGCGCGACCCGGGGCGTGATCCCGGCCTCGGGCGACTGGCAGGGTTCGCTGGCCATGAGCGTGGCGCCCGCGGCCGGCGTGGGCCGCATTGCGGGCTACCGCGTGCTCGCGTTCTACCCCTGA
- the argJ gene encoding bifunctional glutamate N-acetyltransferase/amino-acid acetyltransferase ArgJ gives MAVNLPSPLATDLHAVAGLRIGVAEAGIRKANRKDLTVVLIDEGASVAGVFTRNRFCAAPVQVCREHLAAGQGIRAMVINTGNANAGTGDDGLVRARSTCIALARHLNLSPEQILPFSTGVIMEPLPTDRIEAGLPAAVADARADHWLRAAEGIMTTDTVPKAFSAQVTLDGVPVTITGISKGAGMIRPNMATMLGFMATDAAVAPALMQQLATELAEGSFNRVTVDGDTSTNDSFVVIATGKAANAPVRSLDSAAGQALKAAMLDVARRLAQAIVRDGEGATKFITIRVEGGQTGEECRKVAYAIAHSPLVKTAFFASDPNLGRILAAVGYAGIDDLDQTGIDLYLDDVHVAVKGGRNPAYREEDGQRVMKQSEITVRVNLGRGGAVDTVWTCDFSHEYVTINADYRS, from the coding sequence ATGGCCGTGAACCTGCCTTCTCCCCTTGCCACCGACCTGCATGCCGTGGCGGGCCTGCGCATTGGCGTTGCCGAGGCCGGCATCCGCAAGGCCAACCGCAAGGACCTGACGGTTGTCCTGATTGACGAGGGCGCCTCGGTGGCGGGCGTGTTCACGCGCAACCGCTTCTGCGCGGCGCCGGTGCAGGTGTGCCGCGAACATCTTGCGGCGGGCCAGGGCATCCGCGCGATGGTGATCAACACCGGCAACGCCAATGCCGGGACGGGTGACGACGGGCTGGTGCGCGCGCGCTCCACCTGCATCGCGCTGGCGCGCCACCTGAACCTGTCGCCCGAACAGATCCTGCCGTTTTCCACCGGCGTGATCATGGAGCCGCTGCCCACGGACCGCATCGAGGCCGGGCTGCCGGCGGCCGTGGCCGATGCCCGCGCCGACCACTGGCTGCGTGCGGCCGAGGGCATCATGACCACCGACACCGTGCCCAAGGCCTTCAGCGCGCAGGTCACGCTCGATGGCGTGCCCGTGACCATCACCGGCATCAGCAAGGGCGCGGGCATGATCCGCCCCAACATGGCGACCATGCTGGGGTTCATGGCGACCGATGCCGCGGTTGCGCCCGCGCTCATGCAGCAACTGGCCACCGAACTGGCCGAGGGCTCGTTCAACCGCGTCACGGTGGATGGCGACACGTCCACCAACGACTCCTTCGTGGTGATCGCCACCGGCAAGGCGGCCAATGCCCCCGTCAGGTCGCTGGACAGCGCGGCGGGCCAGGCGCTGAAGGCGGCCATGCTCGATGTGGCGCGGCGCCTGGCCCAGGCCATCGTGCGCGACGGCGAGGGCGCCACCAAGTTCATCACCATCCGCGTCGAGGGCGGCCAGACCGGCGAGGAATGCCGCAAGGTGGCCTACGCCATCGCGCACTCGCCGCTGGTCAAGACGGCCTTCTTCGCCAGCGACCCCAACCTCGGGCGCATCCTGGCCGCGGTGGGCTATGCCGGCATCGACGATCTGGACCAGACCGGCATCGACCTGTACCTGGACGATGTGCATGTCGCGGTCAAGGGCGGGCGCAACCCGGCCTACCGCGAGGAAGACGGCCAGCGCGTGATGAAGCAAAGCGAGATCACGGTGCGCGTGAACCTGGGGCGAGGCGGGGCCGTGGACACCGTCTGGACCTGCGACTTCAGCCACGAGTACGTGACCATCAACGCCGACTACAGGTCATGA
- a CDS encoding MBL fold metallo-hydrolase, protein MQPIQLFDPASSTYTYVLHDEATREALIIDPVDEQLERDLGVLRQHGLKLVWTVETHAHADHITSAGHLAEHAGARTAAPQGCGITTAAVQLADGDVLRFGQEQIRALHTPGHTSGSMSFLWRDHVFTGDTLLINGCGRTDFQSGSAQDLYRSLTEVLFALPEGTTVWPGHDYQGRSHTTIGAEKAGNARVAGKTLAEFEQTMNDLNLPKPRRLDEAVPANLTSGLRHDAGGGASLAVQPAQGYAGDVSPELACQWWQAGDAVLVDVRTDAEREWVGFVPGAVPLAWKQWPGMAMNPDFDAGLKAAVPPGGKALLLCRSGVRSIAAAKRATELGIEAYNILEGFEGDPDNHAQRGHKGGWRFRGLPWRQG, encoded by the coding sequence ATGCAACCGATCCAGCTATTCGACCCCGCGTCCAGCACCTACACCTACGTGCTGCACGACGAGGCCACGCGCGAGGCGCTGATCATCGACCCGGTGGACGAGCAGCTGGAACGCGACCTCGGCGTCCTGCGCCAGCACGGGCTCAAGCTGGTCTGGACCGTCGAGACCCATGCCCATGCCGACCACATCACCAGCGCCGGCCATCTGGCCGAGCACGCAGGCGCTCGCACGGCCGCGCCGCAGGGCTGCGGCATCACCACGGCCGCCGTGCAGCTGGCAGACGGCGACGTGCTGCGCTTCGGGCAGGAGCAGATACGGGCGCTGCACACGCCGGGCCACACCTCGGGCAGCATGAGCTTTCTCTGGCGCGACCATGTTTTCACCGGGGACACCCTGCTGATCAACGGCTGCGGCCGCACGGACTTTCAGTCGGGCAGCGCCCAGGACCTGTACCGCAGCCTCACCGAGGTGCTGTTTGCCCTGCCGGAGGGCACCACGGTCTGGCCCGGCCACGACTACCAGGGCCGCAGCCACACCACCATCGGCGCCGAGAAAGCCGGCAATGCCCGTGTGGCCGGCAAGACGCTGGCAGAATTCGAGCAGACCATGAATGATTTGAACCTGCCCAAACCCCGGCGCCTCGACGAGGCCGTGCCCGCCAACCTCACGTCCGGCCTGCGCCATGACGCGGGCGGCGGCGCGTCGCTGGCCGTGCAGCCGGCCCAGGGCTACGCGGGCGATGTGTCGCCCGAGCTGGCCTGCCAATGGTGGCAGGCCGGTGACGCTGTGCTGGTGGATGTGCGCACCGATGCCGAGCGCGAATGGGTCGGCTTTGTGCCGGGCGCCGTGCCGCTGGCCTGGAAGCAGTGGCCCGGCATGGCGATGAACCCTGATTTCGATGCGGGGCTGAAGGCCGCCGTGCCACCGGGCGGCAAGGCCTTGCTGCTGTGCCGCAGCGGTGTGCGCTCGATTGCCGCCGCCAAGCGCGCCACCGAGCTGGGCATCGAGGCCTACAACATCCTCGAAGGCTTCGAGGGCGACCCGGACAACCATGCGCAGCGCGGCCACAAGGGGGGCTGGCGCTTTCGGGGCCTGCCCTGGCGCCAGGGCTGA